A DNA window from Lysobacter silvisoli contains the following coding sequences:
- a CDS encoding DUF2061 domain-containing protein: MAKTVSFACVHFSVAFLVGYLMTGSVWVGGALAMVEPACNTVAFHFHEKIWKRIESRRAQATTVAAAT; encoded by the coding sequence GTGGCCAAAACCGTCAGCTTTGCCTGCGTGCATTTTTCCGTCGCTTTCCTGGTGGGGTACTTGATGACCGGCAGCGTCTGGGTCGGCGGCGCCCTGGCCATGGTCGAGCCGGCCTGCAATACCGTGGCTTTCCATTTCCACGAGAAGATCTGGAAGCGGATCGAGAGCCGCCGCGCGCAGGCCACGACCGTAGCCGCGGCGACCTGA